A single genomic interval of Lewinellaceae bacterium harbors:
- a CDS encoding ATP-binding protein, with translation MIRRQAEEKVKNLARQFKAVAVMGPRQSGKTTLARRCFPEKAYVSLENPSTRSFALEDPQGFLNQYEGGAILDEIQRAPDLLSYLQQRLDESEERGKFILTGSNNLLFLEKITQTLAGRVAYLELLPLSITELQKVDGALSSLNTLLLKGAYPAIQAQDIDPQDWFAAYVRTYVERDVRQIKNIENLLQFERLLALCAGRVGQQLNYSNLAVETGMDVKTVQAWLGVLQTSYIVFLLPPFYKNFNKRIVKSPKLYFYDTGLASYLLRIEDAGALFQHPYRGALFENLVVSELLKNRFNQGRRSNLYYWRDNVGHEIDVVIDNGIEIIPVEAKSGSTITGDFFKGLAYWAELANTPKGLVFYGGDESQERSTGFKVEPWRKLGAY, from the coding sequence ATGATTCGACGCCAAGCAGAAGAAAAAGTCAAGAATCTGGCCCGGCAATTCAAAGCGGTGGCGGTAATGGGGCCGCGTCAAAGCGGAAAGACGACGCTCGCCCGTCGTTGTTTTCCAGAAAAAGCCTATGTTTCCCTGGAGAATCCGAGCACGCGTTCCTTTGCCCTGGAAGACCCGCAGGGCTTTTTGAATCAATATGAAGGAGGGGCTATCCTGGATGAGATACAGCGGGCGCCCGACCTGCTTTCCTATTTGCAGCAGCGGCTGGATGAGAGCGAAGAGCGGGGCAAGTTTATCCTCACCGGGTCCAATAACCTGCTCTTTCTGGAAAAGATCACTCAAACATTGGCGGGAAGGGTAGCCTATCTGGAGTTATTGCCCCTTTCCATTACAGAATTGCAGAAAGTTGATGGGGCTCTTTCCAGCCTGAACACCTTGCTTTTGAAGGGGGCTTATCCTGCCATTCAGGCACAGGATATTGACCCTCAGGATTGGTTTGCGGCTTATGTTCGGACTTATGTGGAGCGGGACGTCCGGCAGATAAAAAATATTGAAAACCTGCTTCAGTTCGAACGCCTGCTGGCACTATGTGCCGGACGCGTAGGGCAACAGCTTAACTACTCGAATTTAGCGGTTGAGACAGGCATGGATGTAAAAACGGTACAGGCCTGGCTTGGGGTGCTTCAGACCAGCTACATTGTTTTCCTCTTGCCGCCTTTCTATAAAAACTTCAACAAGCGGATCGTCAAAAGCCCCAAGCTTTACTTTTATGATACAGGCCTGGCCAGCTACCTGTTGCGGATCGAAGATGCCGGCGCCTTATTTCAGCATCCTTACCGGGGCGCCCTGTTCGAAAACCTGGTGGTATCCGAACTCCTGAAGAACCGGTTCAACCAGGGACGACGATCCAACCTTTATTATTGGAGAGACAATGTAGGCCATGAAATAGATGTGGTCATTGATAACGGCATAGAAATAATACCGGTAGAAGCCAAGTCGGGAAGCACCATTACCGGCGATTTCTTCAAAGGCCTGGCCTATTGGGCCGAACTCGCTAACACGCCAAAAGGGTTAGTATTCTACGGAGGGGATGAGAGCCAGGAACGCTCCACGGGCTTCAAGGTAGAGCCGTGGAGGAAGCTCGGAGCGTACTGA